The following are encoded in a window of bacterium SCSIO 12643 genomic DNA:
- a CDS encoding gliding motility-associated C-terminal domain-containing protein, with protein sequence MKTMKALGLLPIFLLITFFFSNNEVLAGHISGADFQYICIGKGPTEDTILLRLNIFKDCSGIPLPNAIQVTITNSCGVNINNFLNPTNVNGIEVSFLCGPLSGQSTCNGGNLPGMEIYTYEAIFNIPSSCPGELQASATGGTPGYNYSWPMGLSGSDIDKLCAGNYQVTVQDNNGCTAVDSFELVDIDGLKLTAAVSEVSCNGACDGSITVTPTLGTAPFVYNWQDGASGNSRTNLCPGLYSVTVMDNDGSQYAYWVNLENPTPIFTNFIVEDESCASACDGIIRTEVTGGTPPYTYAWSGGLTGNTQANVCPGTYTVTITDANSCSSTSSVTVNAATAITPSFVVTNPIICNGDCNGSATVAATGGVTPYTFEWDNGFVGTTQTNLCAGNYVVSITDANGCMVTQNVILTQPAAITSNPTITNDSCISTTGFHGAIQLAPTGGTSTYSYNWNITPNPGNTNTVSNLQAGAYQVTITDANGCTSSHSFGVGHINGPTNSNSIIQSPTCIGNTDGSIIINPSGSTAPYSFSWNTGDTTDTISSLSMGNYIVTITDSNSCQFIDIISVADPQPIEIALVTTDPSCNNLCNGSIAITPSGGTGGYNVLWSNGGTGLSQSNLCSGTYSLTVTDGNGCTFAQNNIVLINPTILQDSISLNSTVDCNGDCNGELQAYPYGGTAPYSYSWSNGTSLQKNYDLCAGLHIVTITDANGCTVVDSFTITQPLPIVPTVTQLTGVTCSGLWSGGWGTCCRAPGIVNTGTADFYSDFKMNQTIPQHDCNSGVEFEDNPDAHPLRYVCLGDTLCYNFGASESDGDSLVFELIPAKQFANVNVLYNTVGGITYSGTNPIDGITLNPATGEVCFIAQPVGRYVVAIQVKEYDPVTGLFKGQNMRDILFIVEPCPPNIDPYGSDIVNFDSTGGAQLTGPNSIEMCEGDSFCFDIVFHDSNLVDTNMFVFTNLQNWLNGPNPSDTATIVNTVLDTVIINGDSLMEITSTICWTAPPNSGGTYNFYVAVNDDHCNIPKDFFRAITVNVTGSTVAWPDATICGNQSSQIFSAGGTAFSWNAISGDPIQVGVNFSCDSCASPVASPSQTTTYVVTSNINSACQNSDTVTITVAPDYQVIATPDTILCNIDTIQLNATATIPGTFTYQWNNSASLSNDAIANPVAVPPGSTVYSVTMTSSDGCQKNSTANIIITPPFPVLNPVAIDTALCGNGDSTQLNVEFLHGNTTSCGPSYSQCLSTTTSTDIGTGTTSNGTTTYPAPFGNFRETAKHQFLYRASELTAMGLTAGMITEIGFDVASINGTTNYNDFTVKMECTSLTSLPATFQAVNTTVFPAANITISLGWNMLVFSTPYIWDGTSSLLVEVCFDNSSSVTTSNSATRFSATPFTSSLYYANNFNNACSAPGAPSPLFQRPNTRFSFCDGADTAAYTYSWAPNVNISDTSIINPFVWPDATQNYQVIVNDTFGVCSDTADITIYVGELEIGNDTLICEGDSVQFNPNVVAICPNGTDTYSWSPTTGLSNPNIANPVATVTQTTNYVLTYTNSCGCTLMDTVTVFVNNMLNPNRVLTHPTCGLADGEILINSVGGSAPFTFSIDSGATFVTTNNFTALAMGGYHIQVQDSNGCLSPMVTDTLINPGTPIVDSISTVDPSCFGFTDGEITIHATGGTNPLRYSISGGAPFLINNHFTNLAAGAYTIVVRDDSLCETFPQTVNLVSNNQLFLDSIQASNLLCFQDSSGSIEVFGHGGTSPLTYSIDNGISYDPSALFNGLSAGSYNIIIKDAIGCTTTMQNQVLTEPTLLSATVYPTNDTCFNACGGAANAVVNGGTQPYTYSWKKGVNIIGANSSNVSGLCQGIDYEFTVVDSNNCVQAIPFVITHPDLLVASFSSTNISCYGANDGTLSLSATGGTAPYQYSIDGGNTFSNSPNFSALAPGTYNIVVADSGFRCDATVTAILTEPSQITISSNITQKQLCLTGCTQLIASAVGGVGPPYNYIWNQGLDSNGTQTACPTQTTIYSVYAADTNGCTSDPIGITLTLYDSLTVDAGPNQDLCPEESAQLSAIASGGNGNGLSYQWTPAAGLDNPFISNPTAKPFNSTLYTVKVTDNCETPAAYDSVWVNVHPLPTMGFYAKDTTEGCEPFDITLVNTSAPVQFAEWSIPGTGITAHGFQTDITDIPEGVYDVHLKVITPFGCENEITKTDFITVHPLPIAKFNMNPDQTTIYNTVVQFKDQSIGDIQSWAWDFSSLDSATEQNPTYEYPKEIGNFPISLHVTTTKSCEDDITQFLRIGGEYNIFVPNSFTPNNDQNNDVFAPRATGLDPTKYSLIIYDRWGGIVFESTDLNQPWDGRVQGSTKMAQNGVYVWRIVAHEATDEAEGHVYKGTVNLIR encoded by the coding sequence ATGAAAACGATGAAAGCTTTAGGCCTACTACCTATTTTCCTACTAATCACCTTCTTCTTCTCAAACAATGAAGTACTGGCAGGACATATTTCCGGAGCTGATTTCCAGTATATCTGTATTGGGAAAGGGCCTACTGAAGATACCATTTTGTTACGTCTGAATATTTTTAAGGATTGTTCGGGTATCCCACTACCAAACGCTATTCAAGTTACGATCACCAACTCATGTGGAGTTAATATCAATAACTTCCTAAACCCTACAAATGTAAATGGTATTGAGGTTTCATTTTTATGTGGACCTTTAAGTGGCCAAAGTACCTGTAATGGAGGAAATCTACCTGGTATGGAAATCTATACCTATGAAGCCATATTTAATATTCCATCATCCTGCCCCGGTGAATTACAAGCATCCGCCACGGGAGGCACCCCCGGCTATAATTATTCCTGGCCCATGGGGCTCTCAGGTTCTGATATAGATAAGTTGTGTGCAGGAAATTATCAGGTTACCGTTCAGGACAATAACGGATGTACTGCTGTGGACTCCTTTGAACTGGTAGACATAGATGGTTTAAAACTTACAGCAGCTGTTTCTGAAGTTTCATGTAATGGTGCTTGTGATGGAAGTATAACTGTAACACCGACATTAGGAACCGCTCCATTTGTATATAACTGGCAAGATGGTGCTTCGGGAAATTCCAGAACCAACTTATGCCCCGGACTTTACTCCGTAACCGTTATGGATAATGATGGAAGCCAATATGCCTACTGGGTAAATTTAGAAAACCCTACCCCCATTTTCACTAACTTCATTGTTGAAGATGAATCATGTGCTTCAGCTTGCGATGGTATTATACGCACAGAAGTTACCGGTGGAACTCCTCCATATACTTATGCCTGGTCCGGAGGTTTAACGGGAAATACCCAGGCAAACGTTTGCCCGGGAACCTATACAGTTACCATAACAGATGCTAACAGTTGTTCTTCTACTTCCTCAGTAACGGTTAATGCCGCAACTGCTATAACCCCTTCATTTGTCGTTACCAATCCAATTATTTGTAATGGAGACTGTAACGGGTCAGCTACAGTAGCTGCAACAGGTGGTGTTACCCCATATACTTTCGAATGGGACAATGGATTTGTTGGAACGACTCAAACGAATTTATGCGCTGGAAACTATGTGGTTTCTATCACCGATGCCAACGGCTGTATGGTAACACAAAATGTGATACTGACACAACCCGCAGCAATCACTTCCAACCCTACCATAACAAACGATTCTTGTATTAGCACCACAGGATTTCACGGAGCTATTCAATTGGCTCCAACTGGAGGGACATCTACGTATTCTTATAACTGGAACATCACACCTAACCCAGGTAATACCAATACAGTTTCCAATCTTCAAGCTGGTGCCTATCAAGTCACCATTACAGATGCCAATGGGTGTACATCTTCACATTCTTTTGGTGTGGGACACATCAATGGCCCAACCAATTCCAATAGCATTATTCAATCTCCAACTTGTATTGGAAATACAGATGGCAGTATTATCATCAACCCGTCAGGTAGCACTGCTCCTTATTCTTTTAGTTGGAATACAGGCGACACAACAGATACCATCTCTAGTCTTTCAATGGGAAATTATATCGTTACTATTACAGATAGCAATAGCTGTCAGTTTATCGATATTATCTCAGTAGCAGATCCTCAACCTATAGAAATTGCTTTAGTTACAACTGATCCTTCATGTAACAATTTATGCAATGGTTCGATTGCCATTACACCTTCTGGAGGTACCGGAGGTTATAACGTACTTTGGAGTAATGGTGGTACCGGACTTTCTCAATCTAACTTATGTTCCGGAACTTATTCTTTAACCGTAACAGATGGTAATGGATGTACTTTCGCTCAAAACAACATTGTTCTAATCAACCCTACAATACTTCAAGACTCTATTTCTCTTAACAGCACTGTTGATTGTAACGGTGATTGTAATGGTGAACTTCAGGCGTATCCTTATGGAGGTACAGCTCCGTATTCTTATAGCTGGAGTAATGGCACCTCATTGCAAAAAAATTATGATCTGTGCGCAGGTCTTCATATCGTGACTATTACTGATGCAAATGGATGTACGGTTGTAGATTCATTTACCATTACACAGCCTTTACCTATTGTTCCAACCGTCACACAATTAACCGGGGTTACTTGTAGTGGATTATGGTCTGGCGGCTGGGGCACTTGTTGCCGTGCTCCGGGAATTGTAAATACAGGAACAGCTGATTTTTACAGTGATTTTAAAATGAATCAGACGATACCGCAACACGATTGTAATAGCGGGGTAGAATTTGAGGACAATCCGGATGCGCATCCGCTTCGTTACGTATGTCTTGGAGATACTTTATGTTACAACTTTGGAGCTTCTGAATCTGATGGTGATAGTTTAGTCTTTGAATTGATTCCTGCTAAACAATTTGCCAATGTGAATGTATTATACAACACTGTTGGGGGAATCACTTACTCTGGGACCAATCCAATTGACGGTATTACTTTAAATCCTGCTACAGGTGAAGTTTGCTTTATTGCGCAACCTGTTGGCAGATATGTAGTCGCTATTCAGGTTAAAGAATACGATCCTGTTACCGGATTGTTTAAAGGTCAAAACATGAGAGATATTCTCTTTATTGTAGAACCTTGCCCTCCAAACATCGACCCGTATGGTAGTGACATTGTCAACTTTGATTCTACTGGCGGTGCACAACTCACCGGCCCAAATAGCATAGAAATGTGTGAAGGAGATAGTTTCTGTTTTGACATCGTATTCCACGATTCTAATCTTGTGGATACCAACATGTTTGTTTTCACTAACCTTCAAAACTGGTTAAATGGTCCTAATCCTTCTGATACTGCGACCATCGTTAATACCGTTCTGGATACTGTAATCATTAATGGTGATTCGTTGATGGAAATCACCAGTACCATCTGTTGGACTGCCCCACCTAATAGTGGAGGTACCTATAACTTCTATGTCGCGGTCAATGATGATCATTGCAATATTCCAAAAGACTTCTTCCGAGCCATTACAGTCAATGTCACCGGAAGTACGGTCGCATGGCCTGATGCCACCATCTGTGGTAATCAATCTTCTCAAATCTTCTCTGCTGGTGGTACCGCTTTCTCCTGGAATGCCATATCTGGTGATCCTATTCAGGTCGGAGTCAACTTCTCTTGTGATTCCTGTGCTTCTCCCGTTGCATCCCCTTCACAAACAACTACATATGTCGTCACCAGTAACATCAATAGTGCTTGTCAAAACTCTGATACCGTCACCATCACTGTTGCGCCTGACTATCAGGTGATCGCTACTCCCGATACCATCCTTTGTAACATTGATACCATTCAACTCAATGCTACTGCAACCATTCCGGGGACTTTCACCTATCAGTGGAACAACTCCGCTTCCCTTTCCAATGATGCTATCGCAAATCCTGTGGCTGTCCCTCCGGGTTCTACTGTATACTCTGTCACCATGACTTCTAGTGATGGGTGTCAGAAAAACTCTACTGCTAACATTATTATCACTCCTCCTTTCCCTGTCCTCAATCCGGTAGCTATCGATACTGCTTTGTGTGGAAACGGAGATAGTACCCAACTTAATGTCGAATTCCTGCATGGTAACACCACTTCTTGTGGGCCTAGTTATTCTCAATGTCTGAGCACAACTACTTCTACCGATATCGGGACTGGTACCACTTCTAATGGTACCACTACATATCCTGCTCCGTTCGGTAACTTTAGAGAAACTGCTAAACATCAATTCCTATATCGTGCTTCTGAGCTTACTGCTATGGGGCTCACTGCCGGAATGATCACCGAAATCGGGTTTGATGTCGCTTCTATCAATGGTACCACAAACTATAATGACTTCACCGTCAAAATGGAGTGTACTTCTTTGACTTCTCTTCCTGCTACTTTCCAGGCCGTGAATACTACTGTATTCCCTGCTGCAAATATCACCATCTCTTTAGGCTGGAACATGCTAGTCTTCTCTACGCCTTACATCTGGGATGGAACCTCCAGTTTATTAGTTGAAGTCTGTTTCGATAACTCTTCTTCGGTTACTACTTCTAATTCTGCAACCAGATTCTCCGCTACTCCATTTACCAGTTCTTTGTATTATGCCAACAACTTTAATAATGCTTGTTCTGCCCCTGGAGCTCCTAGTCCTTTGTTCCAAAGACCTAACACCAGATTCTCTTTCTGTGATGGAGCCGATACTGCTGCTTATACTTATTCCTGGGCACCTAATGTGAACATCTCTGATACTTCTATCATCAATCCTTTTGTCTGGCCGGATGCCACTCAAAACTATCAGGTCATTGTCAATGATACTTTCGGGGTCTGTTCGGATACTGCTGATATCACCATCTATGTCGGTGAACTTGAAATTGGTAATGATACTTTGATCTGTGAAGGTGATTCTGTACAGTTCAATCCTAATGTTGTTGCCATTTGTCCAAATGGTACTGATACCTATTCCTGGTCTCCTACCACTGGACTTAGCAATCCTAATATTGCCAATCCTGTCGCTACTGTAACGCAAACTACAAACTATGTCCTCACTTACACCAACTCTTGTGGCTGTACACTTATGGATACCGTTACCGTCTTTGTCAACAATATGCTCAATCCAAATAGAGTATTAACGCATCCTACTTGTGGTTTGGCTGATGGTGAGATTCTTATTAATAGTGTCGGGGGATCTGCTCCTTTCACTTTTAGTATCGACTCCGGAGCTACTTTTGTAACTACAAATAACTTCACTGCTTTAGCAATGGGGGGATATCATATTCAGGTTCAGGATAGCAATGGCTGTTTATCTCCTATGGTAACTGATACATTGATCAATCCTGGAACTCCTATCGTGGATAGTATCTCTACTGTCGATCCTAGTTGTTTTGGATTTACTGATGGAGAAATCACTATTCATGCTACCGGAGGTACAAATCCGCTACGTTATAGCATCTCAGGCGGGGCGCCATTTTTGATTAACAATCATTTTACCAATCTTGCGGCTGGTGCTTACACCATCGTTGTCAGAGATGATAGTTTATGTGAAACATTCCCCCAAACTGTTAATCTAGTGAGTAACAATCAACTCTTCTTAGATTCTATTCAGGCTTCTAACTTACTTTGTTTCCAGGATTCTTCCGGGTCTATCGAAGTATTTGGACATGGAGGTACTTCGCCTTTAACTTATTCTATCGATAATGGAATATCTTATGATCCTTCTGCTTTATTCAATGGTTTAAGTGCCGGATCTTATAACATCATCATCAAGGATGCTATTGGATGTACTACCACAATGCAAAATCAGGTCTTAACTGAACCTACCTTGTTAAGTGCTACCGTATATCCTACCAATGATACTTGTTTCAATGCTTGTGGTGGAGCGGCTAATGCGGTGGTCAATGGTGGTACGCAACCTTACACCTATTCATGGAAAAAAGGCGTCAACATCATTGGTGCCAATAGCAGTAATGTAAGTGGATTATGTCAGGGGATCGATTATGAGTTTACCGTTGTTGATTCTAACAATTGTGTGCAAGCGATTCCTTTTGTCATCACTCATCCTGATCTACTTGTCGCTTCTTTCTCTTCAACTAACATCTCTTGTTATGGCGCAAATGATGGGACACTTTCTTTAAGTGCTACAGGGGGTACTGCGCCTTATCAGTATAGTATTGATGGTGGAAATACTTTTAGTAATTCTCCTAACTTCTCTGCTTTGGCTCCAGGTACTTATAACATCGTTGTTGCTGATTCAGGGTTTAGATGTGATGCAACTGTAACTGCGATCTTAACTGAACCTTCGCAGATTACTATCTCTTCTAATATCACTCAAAAACAATTATGTCTTACCGGATGTACTCAGTTGATTGCTTCTGCTGTGGGTGGGGTCGGACCTCCTTACAACTACATCTGGAATCAGGGTTTAGATTCTAATGGAACGCAAACTGCTTGTCCTACACAGACTACCATTTACTCTGTTTATGCTGCGGATACCAATGGTTGTACTTCTGATCCTATTGGTATTACTTTAACACTCTATGATTCTTTAACTGTCGATGCAGGTCCAAATCAGGATTTATGCCCTGAAGAATCTGCGCAGCTTTCTGCCATCGCTTCAGGAGGAAATGGAAATGGTTTGAGTTATCAATGGACCCCTGCTGCTGGATTAGATAATCCCTTTATCTCCAATCCTACTGCAAAGCCTTTTAATTCTACGCTCTATACCGTTAAAGTAACGGACAACTGTGAAACGCCTGCAGCTTATGATTCTGTGTGGGTCAATGTACACCCACTTCCAACTATGGGATTCTATGCCAAGGATACCACTGAAGGCTGTGAACCTTTTGATATTACTTTAGTCAATACTTCTGCTCCGGTGCAATTTGCAGAGTGGTCTATTCCCGGTACAGGAATCACTGCACACGGGTTCCAGACAGACATCACAGACATCCCAGAAGGAGTTTACGATGTACATCTTAAAGTTATCACGCCATTTGGTTGTGAAAATGAAATCACCAAAACTGATTTTATCACAGTGCATCCTCTTCCAATTGCTAAGTTCAATATGAATCCGGATCAAACTACCATTTACAATACTGTGGTACAATTTAAAGATCAGTCTATCGGAGATATCCAAAGTTGGGCATGGGACTTTAGTAGTTTAGACTCTGCTACAGAGCAAAACCCTACTTATGAGTATCCTAAAGAAATCGGTAACTTCCCAATTAGTTTACACGTAACCACTACAAAATCATGTGAAGACGACATTACTCAATTCCTAAGAATTGGTGGAGAGTATAACATCTTTGTTCCAAATTCATTCACACCAAATAATGATCAAAACAATGATGTATTCGCCCCAAGAGCTACAGGATTAGATCCAACAAAATACTCTCTGATTATTTATGATCGTTGGGGAGGAATTGTATTTGAATCCACTGATCTCAATCAACCTTGGGACGGACGTGTTCAAGGTTCAACCAAAATGGCTCAGAATGGTGTTTATGTCTGGCGCATCGTAGCCCATGAAGCTACAGATGAAGCCGAGGGTCACGTTTATAAAGGAACAGTTAACCTAATCCGTTAA
- the ftsZ gene encoding cell division protein FtsZ — protein MEFNLPKGKPSIIKVIGVGGGGSNAVNHMFSQGIKGVDFLICNTDQQALDISPVSDKLQLGGTLTEGMGAGSIPDVGRNAAIESADDIQKIFDPETKMVFITAGMGGGTGTGAAPIIAQTARELGILTVGIVTLPFIFEGRKRKQQAEKGIEELRSAVDTLLIINNDKLRQMYGNLKMSEVFAQADNVLTIAAKGIAEIITRTGHINVDFQDVSTVMRESGVAIMGAAIAQGENRAIKAVENALSSPLLNDNDIKGARFILLNMEFGSEEITMDEIADITDYIQEEAGSTADIIWGYGQNEEMGDGLSVTLIATGFDLSDAHKNDVLPEANRKKVHTLDDPQPTAMANPTPAPTPQQKAPEVPVTPEPFIKKDETQGKIEFKLDMPSDEVQEVKPAEPLEPFIKPANQTPPPPAPKMEEPKPFIPKPISQTPPPQAPIVHSLDEEVPTNEPVKTEERVENTQAPEPQMNDEGQQARIKSRMGRLKELSRRLRTASGLSELEDVPAYQRRAVSLEDVPHSSESQVSRYSLDGSETEDGKKTGISNNNSFLHDNVD, from the coding sequence ATGGAATTTAACTTGCCAAAAGGAAAACCGTCTATCATCAAAGTAATTGGTGTTGGTGGTGGTGGTAGCAATGCTGTCAACCACATGTTTTCACAAGGAATCAAGGGTGTGGATTTTTTGATCTGTAATACTGATCAGCAAGCTTTAGATATAAGCCCGGTTAGTGACAAGTTACAGTTAGGCGGTACCTTAACCGAAGGTATGGGTGCTGGTTCTATCCCGGATGTTGGTAGAAATGCAGCAATTGAGTCTGCAGACGATATTCAAAAGATTTTTGACCCTGAAACTAAAATGGTTTTTATTACTGCCGGAATGGGTGGTGGTACCGGAACAGGTGCGGCTCCTATTATCGCGCAGACTGCTCGTGAGTTAGGGATATTGACAGTGGGAATTGTGACTTTACCGTTCATTTTTGAAGGGCGTAAAAGAAAGCAACAAGCAGAAAAAGGAATAGAAGAATTACGATCGGCTGTAGATACTTTATTGATCATTAACAATGATAAGTTACGTCAGATGTACGGTAACTTAAAAATGAGTGAAGTTTTTGCTCAGGCGGATAACGTACTGACTATTGCTGCGAAAGGAATTGCTGAGATTATTACTAGAACCGGACATATCAATGTGGATTTTCAGGATGTGTCAACTGTAATGAGAGAAAGTGGTGTAGCTATCATGGGTGCCGCGATTGCTCAAGGTGAAAACAGAGCGATTAAAGCTGTTGAAAATGCACTTTCTTCTCCGTTATTGAATGATAATGATATCAAAGGAGCTAGATTCATTTTATTGAATATGGAATTTGGTAGCGAAGAGATCACCATGGATGAGATTGCTGATATCACTGATTACATCCAGGAAGAGGCAGGATCTACAGCAGACATCATTTGGGGATATGGTCAAAATGAAGAAATGGGTGATGGTTTATCTGTTACTTTAATTGCTACAGGATTTGACTTATCTGATGCACACAAGAATGATGTATTACCGGAAGCTAATCGTAAAAAGGTGCATACATTAGATGATCCACAGCCAACGGCTATGGCTAATCCAACACCAGCACCTACGCCACAGCAAAAAGCGCCAGAAGTTCCTGTAACTCCGGAGCCTTTTATTAAGAAAGATGAGACGCAAGGGAAAATAGAGTTTAAATTAGATATGCCTTCCGATGAAGTGCAAGAGGTAAAACCAGCGGAGCCATTAGAGCCTTTTATTAAGCCTGCTAATCAAACCCCGCCTCCTCCAGCACCAAAAATGGAAGAGCCTAAACCATTTATTCCAAAACCGATTTCTCAAACACCTCCTCCGCAAGCACCAATCGTTCATTCATTAGATGAAGAAGTGCCGACAAATGAGCCTGTGAAAACAGAAGAGCGTGTAGAAAATACACAAGCTCCGGAACCTCAGATGAATGATGAAGGACAGCAAGCGAGAATTAAGAGTAGAATGGGGAGACTAAAAGAATTGAGTCGTAGATTGCGTACAGCCTCTGGTTTAAGCGAATTAGAAGATGTTCCGGCATATCAAAGACGTGCGGTTTCTTTAGAAGATGTGCCGCATTCATCAGAGTCTCAGGTTTCAAGATACTCATTGGATGGATCTGAGACGGAAGACGGTAAGAAAACTGGTATTAGCAACAATAACTCGTTCTTACATGATAATGTAGATTAG
- the ftsA gene encoding cell division protein FtsA, protein MEQTGHKEIVAGLDIGTTKIVAIIGTINEHGKLEILGMARTESLGVSRGVVTHITQTIDAIQKVMKEAEEIAGYEIGKVNVGIAGQHIRSIQHSGSRMRENIETEITQKDINQLIKEMYKLVMLPGEKVIDVLPQDFTVDNEKGIHDPIGMAGVRLEANFHIITGNIAAAKNIVKCVAGADMEVDNLILEPLASADAVLSAEEKEAGVVLVDIGGGTTDVAIFKEGIIRHTAVIPFGGNIITEDIKHGCAIIKNQAEQLKVKFGSALSETASSNEIVSIPGLRGREPKEISLFNLACIIQSRVEEIIEQVYYEIRNSGLEKQLIAGIVVTGGGSQLKNITQLFEFLTGMDTRIGYPTEHLANGTEDITSPMYSTGVGLILKGFERLQTNTDAESSVEKKMIEKVETPSKKSGMNNFLDMIKKTSDTFFSDLTD, encoded by the coding sequence ATGGAACAGACAGGACATAAAGAAATCGTAGCAGGGCTAGACATTGGAACCACCAAGATCGTAGCCATTATTGGAACTATTAACGAACATGGTAAACTTGAAATACTCGGAATGGCCAGAACAGAGTCATTAGGTGTATCAAGAGGTGTGGTAACACATATTACCCAAACCATTGACGCGATTCAGAAAGTGATGAAAGAAGCTGAAGAAATTGCAGGATATGAGATTGGTAAGGTGAATGTGGGTATTGCCGGACAACATATTCGTAGTATTCAGCATAGCGGTAGCCGCATGCGCGAGAATATTGAAACTGAAATCACACAGAAGGATATCAATCAGTTGATCAAGGAAATGTACAAATTGGTAATGTTACCTGGTGAAAAAGTGATTGATGTATTGCCTCAGGACTTTACTGTCGATAATGAAAAAGGAATTCATGATCCAATCGGTATGGCTGGTGTAAGGCTTGAGGCCAATTTCCATATTATTACCGGAAATATTGCAGCGGCTAAAAACATTGTGAAATGTGTGGCTGGTGCTGATATGGAAGTGGATAATCTTATTTTGGAACCATTGGCATCTGCTGATGCGGTTTTAAGTGCGGAGGAAAAAGAAGCCGGAGTTGTATTGGTAGACATAGGTGGTGGTACCACTGATGTGGCGATCTTTAAGGAAGGAATTATTCGTCATACAGCAGTGATTCCATTCGGAGGAAATATTATTACTGAGGATATTAAGCACGGTTGTGCGATCATTAAGAATCAAGCAGAACAATTGAAAGTTAAATTTGGTAGCGCCTTGTCTGAAACAGCTTCCAGCAACGAAATTGTGTCTATACCTGGTTTAAGAGGTCGTGAGCCAAAAGAGATCTCTTTATTCAATTTGGCTTGTATTATCCAGTCAAGAGTAGAAGAAATTATTGAGCAGGTTTATTATGAAATCCGTAACTCAGGATTAGAAAAACAATTGATCGCAGGTATTGTTGTAACTGGTGGTGGTTCTCAGTTGAAAAATATTACGCAATTATTTGAGTTCTTAACGGGTATGGATACGAGAATTGGATATCCAACTGAGCACTTAGCTAATGGAACGGAGGATATTACAAGTCCAATGTATTCTACGGGTGTGGGGCTGATCTTGAAAGGTTTTGAAAGATTACAAACCAATACCGATGCGGAAAGCTCGGTAGAAAAGAAAATGATTGAAAAGGTTGAAACTCCGTCAAAGAAGTCGGGGATGAATAACTTTTTAGATATGATTAAAAAGACTTCAGATACGTTTTTTAGTGATTTAACAGATTAA